The genomic window TCAATATCTTTTGACTCTTGCTCAAGCTCTTTAAGCTCTTCTAAAATTTCGCCAATTGGTCTGTAAACTTCTTCCTCAGCAGTATGTATATAACGGGTTGGGGATAAGTTATAATCATTCTTAACCGCTTCATCTTTTACAATTACTTTGCTAAACTTTTCAATTTCCTTCCAGTTCAGAAAAGTATCAACTATTTTTTTCTGGTATTCTTCAGGTATGTAATTCTTCGGCTGCCCTTTTACAAATTCCTTTGAGGCATTAATAAGCAATATTTTATCTTTCTTTCCGGTTGGTTTATTTCTATTAAGAAATAAAACTATACCCGGTGCCGAAGTATTGTAGAAAAGATTTTCCGGTAAGTAGAGCACTCCTTCAATAAAATCGTTTTCAACAAACCATTTACGAATTTCCTTTTCCTTATTTGTGCTTTGGTTTCCCGAACCACGCGAAACTGCGCCAGTATCTAATACAATAGCTGCTCTTCCAGTATTGTTTAAAGAGGCAAGTATATGCTGTACCCAGCCCCAATCTGCTGTTCCGTTTGGAGGAAAACCGGCAGGAAATCTTTCAAGCTCGTCGTTCTCATAAGTTTTTTGTGTGAATATGCTTTGATTCCACATTGGATTAGCAGCTACACGATCAAACTTTTTTAGCTTATTTCCTTCACGAAATTTAGGATTGTTCATAGTATCGCCAATTTCAATTACGCCTTCCATATCGTGAATGACCATGTTCATGTTAGCCATAGCCCAAGTATTCGGCAGGTATTCTTGTCCAAATAGCTTTAGAGGTGCATATTTAGTTTTTGAGTGTAAGTTCATCTTCTCTTGCAGTGCAATCTGAAGTTTAATTAGTAAACCAGCAGAACCAGTACAGGGATCGTACATTTCCATCCCGGGCTCTGGATCGAGGATTCTAGCCATTATCAAACCAACCTCCATTGGAGTATAAAACTCTCCGGCACTTTGTCCACCACCCTCAGCGAATTTACGGATTAGATACTCGTAACTTCTTCCGATTATGTCCGGTTCAACATCTTTAAGACCTAATCGCTTCTTGCTTATTTCTTCAATGAGGTTGCTTAGTCTATCATCGTCAATATCTCTTTGTCCGTGTGTAGTTGCGTTAAAATCTATTCGATCTATTATTCCTTGCAATCTTGAATTCTCAAGAGCTATAGAACGGATTAACTCGGTAAGCTGCTCGCCTATTTTTGTAGATAGTTTTCTTATAATAGACCAAGTGGAATCATCGAGATTTTCAGGTCGAAGTGGAATATAAAACCTTGTAAGCTTTCGATCTTTTGATATTAGCTTGAGTGCTTTTTCTTTCGTACCAACGTTGTCGGCTATTCTGCTAACTTCATCATCGAATACATC from Ignavibacteria bacterium includes these protein-coding regions:
- a CDS encoding SAM-dependent DNA methyltransferase, with the protein product MTNNNSKSLESWIWDAACAIRGAQDAPKYKDFILPLIFVKRLCDVFDDEVSRIADNVGTKEKALKLISKDRKLTRFYIPLRPENLDDSTWSIIRKLSTKIGEQLTELIRSIALENSRLQGIIDRIDFNATTHGQRDIDDDRLSNLIEEISKKRLGLKDVEPDIIGRSYEYLIRKFAEGGGQSAGEFYTPMEVGLIMARILDPEPGMEMYDPCTGSAGLLIKLQIALQEKMNLHSKTKYAPLKLFGQEYLPNTWAMANMNMVIHDMEGVIEIGDTMNNPKFREGNKLKKFDRVAANPMWNQSIFTQKTYENDELERFPAGFPPNGTADWGWVQHILASLNNTGRAAIVLDTGAVSRGSGNQSTNKEKEIRKWFVENDFIEGVLYLPENLFYNTSAPGIVLFLNRNKPTGKKDKILLINASKEFVKGQPKNYIPEEYQKKIVDTFLNWKEIEKFSKVIVKDEAVKNDYNLSPTRYIHTAEEEVYRPIGEILEELKELEQESKDIDSELKTIFKKLGY